From Erigeron canadensis isolate Cc75 chromosome 8, C_canadensis_v1, whole genome shotgun sequence, one genomic window encodes:
- the LOC122610075 gene encoding caffeoyl-CoA O-methyltransferase-like translates to MATVNSTGSESQPAKHQEVGHKSLLQSDALYQYILETSVYPREPAPMKELREVTAKHPWNLMTTSADEGQFLNMLLKLINAKNTMEIGVYTGYSLLSTALALPDDGKILALDINRDNYEIGLPIIEKAGVAHKIDFREGPALPVLDQMIADEKFHGSFDFIFVDADKDNYLNYHKRLIDLVKIGGVIGYDNTLWNGSLVAPPDAPLRKYVRYYRDFVLELNKALAVDPRVEICQLPVGDGITLCRRIS, encoded by the exons ATGGCAACAGTCAACAGTACCGGAAGCGAGAGTCAACCGGCGAAACACCAAGAAGTTGGCCACAAGAGTCTCCTTCAAAGTGATGCACTTTACCAATATATTCTTGAAACTAGTGTCTACCCAAGAGAACCTGCACCCATGAAGGAGCTACGTGAGGTCACCGCTAAACACCCTTG GAACCTTATGACCACATCGGCCGATGAAGGACAGTTTCTAAACATGCTTCTAAAGCTTATCAATGCCAAAAACACTATGGAAATCGGTGTCTATACCGGTTACTCTCTTTTGTCTACCGCTTTAGCTCTCCCTGATGATGGAAAG ATTTTGGCTTTGGATATCAACCGTGACAACTATGAAATTGGCCTTCCCATCATTGAAAAGGCCGGTGTTGCCCACAAGATCGACTTCAGAGAAGGTCCTGCCCTTCCTGTTCTTGACCAGATGATCGCAGAc GAAAAGTTCCATGgaagttttgattttattttcgtGGATGCGGACAAGGACAACTACCTTAACTACCACAAGCGATTGATCGATCTTGTCAAGATTGGTGGAGTGATCGGGTATGACAATACTCTTTGGAATGGATCTTTGGTGGCACCACCAGATGCACCTCTTAGGAAGTATGTGAGGTATTATAGAGACTTTGTTTTGGAGCTTAACAAAGCATTGGCTGTTGATCCAAGAGTCGAGATCTGCCAGCTTCCGGTTGGTGATGGAATTACTCTATGTCGTCGTATAAGCTAA